One genomic segment of Fundulus heteroclitus isolate FHET01 chromosome 10, MU-UCD_Fhet_4.1, whole genome shotgun sequence includes these proteins:
- the csdc2a gene encoding cold shock domain-containing protein C2a, giving the protein MSGTDSSLPTDPQLPLTSPRTPLQLSFPFLREGSRVWERERKPPQPGELPSPLPTKRTRTYSATVRARSGPVFKGVCKNFSRSQGHGFIRPSHGGEDIFVHISDIEGEYVPMEGDEVTYKVCPIPPKNQKIQAVEVVITHLNPGTKHETWSGQIISS; this is encoded by the exons ATGTCAGGCACTGACTCTTCATTGCCAACAGACCCGCAGCTGCCTTTGACATCGCCACGCACTCCCCTGcagctttcctttcctttcctgaGGGAAGGCAGCCGTGTttgggagagggagaggaagcCACCCCAGCCAGGAGAGCTACCCAGCCCACTGCCGACAAAACGCACCCGTACATACTCAGC GACAGTACGAGCAAGATCAGGTCCAGTATTTAAGGGTGTGTGTAAAAACTTTTCCAGGTCTCAGGGTCATGGATTCATCCGTCCATCTCACGGAGGAGAGGACatctttgttcacatttctGA CATTGAAGGGGAGTATGTGCCTATGGAAGGAGACGAGGTCACATACAAGGTGTGTCCAATCCCTCCCAAGAACCAGAAGATCCAGGCTGTGGAAGTGGTCATCACCCACCTAAACCCAGGCACCAAGCACGAGACGTGGTCGGGTCAGATCATCAGCTCCTAG